The Lycium barbarum isolate Lr01 chromosome 4, ASM1917538v2, whole genome shotgun sequence nucleotide sequence CAGCAGATGTTGAATACATCCACAGACAGAATTTCTATCTGCAACCAGTAATGTATTCACTCAAAGCTGTAACCACGCAAAAGTTGTATACGTATTCACAGTTGTATTCATACATTGCTGTATCTAGTATCAGCAAATGTTGTATACGCATTCTCTATTGTATTCACACATTGCTGTATCTAGTTTCAGCAATGTTGAATACATCCACAGCAGAATAGTCCACACAAAGCTGTTCTATTGTATTCAGAATTGTATTCACACATAGTTGTATATTCAATCAGCATATACAGAAAACAGCGAaacaatattttgtatatttgcaATCAGTAATGTATCCACACAAAACTGTATTCACAGAAAATTGTATTCTGGTTCCGGGATATCTTGGATACAATTCATTCAAATAGGTGTAGAACATAGTTGATAGATATCATCCCTTCAAAGAAACTGTTTCTGCTTTCAAAATCTTTAGAATAGTATAAGTGCTAAACTTTAGTATTGGTACAGTTTTAAATCATGAACCAAAACAAACCAGACACTTCAATGTTTTCATATAAAATCGTTTCATTTATTCAGTGTTCCAAACAAACATACATGACCAAAAATCAAGGAACATAAACGACAATCGTTCTTTGCAGTTGATTTTGTCCAATATTGAAAACATTAGACAGCAATATTTACAACGGAACCACCAACTACTTTCTTCGAGGCTCATTTGTACAAGAACGCCTATTGTGTCCAACATGTCCACACCTACTACACGAATTTGTACGTTTAGTTGAAAACCATTCAGATAAAGAATTATCGCGCTTCTTCTTTGGCCTTCCAGGCGGTCTCTTGTATCTTGGTGGAAAAACTACCTCTTCCAAAATGTATCCAGGTATTTTCCATTCACTCTCATCGGGTAGAGGATAAACTGGGATATCATAAGTCTTCATCACAGTTTCAGGTTTGTATATTTTTGAGCAATAGTTGTCGGCTGTGAGATTTGTTTTCTTAAGAACAGCCCAGGCATGTGGGCAGGGAATCTCCTCCATCTGAAACTCTTTGCAACTGCATGTCTTCTTTTCAATACAAACTATGAAACGCCGCCCCTCATCAATTACCGTGTGCACGTATTCGGTTGATGGTATTACCTGAGAAACCATACAAAAATATATTAGCATGTTACAGGTGTATTtcaaataatatataaatttaaCAATCATACAGACCATGAAATATATCGAAGAAATTAAATACACAAACAGATACACAGAAAACTAACCGTCATGCGTGCAGATTTACGCTCATTAATGGAAAGCATTTCATTGAATTTCTTCCCAAGTGTTGTGAATGTATACAAACCATTTTGTCGGTTAGTGAAATTCCAGCGCCCAAACATAATCCTAACTTTTTCCAGAAAATCAAATATTGGCAATTCTCTTGCTTGTACGAGAGCTGAATTGATAGACTCAGCAATATTAGACGTCATTGTCCATGCTCGGTTGACTGGAGCATAAAGCCTAGACCACTTTTCCCTGCCGGCTAAGTCCAAGTAATCCTTTACACGAATATCCACCGTCTCAACCTTTTCCATTAGCATGTCAAACTCATCCTGCGTATACGCTTTTGCCATTGCATAGTACACCCCACTCAGCACCTTGTGACTCTTTCTATATTTATTGTATACATTCTTCCAAAGATGCCATATACATGCAAAATGGGGAACATTAGGATATACTTTGGATACAGCCTTGATGATGCTTTCATGCCTATCAGATACAACACACATGCTCTCCCGTAGCCCATAAGCTTCCTTGAACTGTTCGAAGAACCACGTCCAAGACTTATCATTTTCTGAATCAATCACGCCATACGCCAAA carries:
- the LOC132638373 gene encoding uncharacterized protein LOC132638373, encoding MYSTDFAGNILPLAYGVIDSENDKSWTWFFEQFKEAYGLRESMCVVSDRHESIIKAVSKVYPNVPHFACIWHLWKNVYNKYRKSHKVLSGVYYAMAKAYTQDEFDMLMEKVETVDIRVKDYLDLAGREKWSRLYAPVNRAWTMTSNIAESINSALVQARELPIFDFLEKVRIMFGRWNFTNRQNGLYTFTTLGKKFNEMLSINERKSARMTVIPSTEYVHTVIDEGRRFIVCIEKKTCSCKEFQMEEIPCPHAWAVLKKTNLTADNYCSKIYKPETVMKTYDIPVYPLPDESEWKIPGYILEEVVFPPRYKRPPGRPKKKRDNSLSEWFSTKRTNSCSRCGHVGHNRRSCTNEPRRK